The following is a genomic window from Saprospiraceae bacterium.
TCCGGAATCTAAAAAAGTAGAAGAAATAAGATTTTTGATCTTGGAATCAAGTTTTATTCTTGCGACTAACAGTATTTTTGAAAAAAAAGAAGAGAGGTATAGCGAGACATTGGAGCATTATAACACATTTTTCAAAAAACACCCGGGTTCCAAAAACTAAAAGAAGCACAACAAATAGAAAAAGAAACATTAGACGAATTAAAAAAATTGAAAATATGACAACGGATATTAAATCAAAGGTGCAAGGTTTAGACCCTAATATCAAACCAAGAGATATAAAAGGTCTGGCAGCCCAAACCACTAGTGTGTATGAATCTATAGCCGTGATTACAAAAAGGGCAGAGCAGATTTCTATTGAGATGAAGAATGAATTGCATTCCAAGCTGGATGAATTTGCAAGTACTTCAGAGACAATTGAAGAAATTCTGGAGAATAAAGAACAGATTGAAATAAGTAAGTTTTATGAAAGGCTTCCTAATCCGGCCATCATAGCAACGGAAGAATTTTTGCGTGACCACCTTGAGTTTGGGTATAGCGAAAAAAGAGGGCATACTGAAGAATAATTATATTCACTATGCTGCAGGGTAAAAAAATACTGTTAGGAATTACAGGCAGTATTGCTGCTTATAAATCTGCGATATTATGCCGATTATTGATAAAAGAAGGGTGTGAAGTTAAGGTCGTAATGACTCATGCAGCTAGGAGTTTTATTTCACCGCTTACACTCTCTACACTTAGCGGGCATTCTGTAGGTATAGATATCAATGACGGAGAGACATGGAATAATCATGTCGAACTGGGTATATGGGCAGATATTTTACTGATAGCTCCATGTACTGCAACCACAATATCCAAAACAGCTCATGGTCTTGCTGATAATTTTCTTGCTGCCTGTTATCTTTCTGCCAAATGTCCGGTGGTGTTTGCTCCTGCCATGGACTTGGATATGTGGCAACATCCTTCCACTATTGGTAATCTAAAGAAACTTCAGGAATATGGTAACCACATTATTCCTGTGGGAAATGGTTTTCTGGCAAGCGGTCTACACGGAGAAGGGCGCATGGCCGAACCTGAAGAAATTGTTCAATATATCACAAAATATTTTACGGTAAAGCATGATTTAGCTCATAAAAAAATACTTATCACAGCTGGCCCAACTTTTGAAGCTTTAGATCCTGTGCGCTTCATTGGAAACAGAAGCAGCGGTAAAATGGGGTATGCTATCGCTGAACAATGTGCTCAGAGAGGAGCTAAAGTTACCATAATATCCGGACCTGTTCAATTAAGTACTCGAACCTTGGGTATAGATATTGTAAACATAGAGTCCGCAAACCAAATGCACCTTGCTGCCAGTGAAAGGTTTGATGATGCTGACATTATAATTCTGGCTGCAGCAGTAGCAGATTACACACCGGTCATCGTGGCTAATCAAAAAATAAAAAAGACAGAACAACAGTTTTCTATTGAATTGAAAAGAACTGTCGATATTGCAGCAGATTTTGGTAAAAGAAAAATTAAAGACAAGCTTTTAGTCGGATTCGCATTGGAAACAAATAATGAAATTGAAAACGCAACTAAAAAATTACATACCAAAAACCTCGATATTATCGTTCTAAATACACTCAATGATGCTGGAGCTGGTTTTCAGCATGATACCAACAGAATTACAATATTGGACCGAAAAGGAAACAACAATACCTATCCATTAAAAAGTAAGTCTGATGTTGCGTCTGACATCGTTGATTATATTGTGAATTACTTGAATCTTGATCAATGAAACTAAGAATTTTTTTTACTGGTTTGTTTTTTTCTGCGTTTTTTAGCATGCTTTTAGCCCAGGAGCTGAATTTCAATGTAAATGTAATAACACAGGCATCACTGAAATCACTTAATTCTGATGCATCCTTATTTAAAGATTTGGAAAAAAATCTTACAGAATTTATCAATACTACCAAATGGGGCGAAGATGAGTTTCAACAACATGAAAAAATCAGAGGCTCATTGCAATTAACAATCACTGAAGAAGTACAACCAACTATTTTTAAAGCAGAGATAGTCTTTCAGTCTGAAAGACCCGTATTTAATTCAACTTATTCAAGCCCAATGATTTCCGTTATTGACAAAAATGTAACTTTTGCATTTAACGGCTTAAACCCAATTTTGAAAACTACTAACACATTTTATGATAACCTGTCAGCAATTGTAAGTTTTTATGCATATTATGCATTGGGTGTAGATTATGACTCGTTCAGGATTAATGGCGGAGAGCCCTATTTTCAGCGATGTATGGATGTGATTACTTCTTTGCCGGCTAACTATACCAACGATGAAGGTTGGAAAAATGATGGTGCAGGCCGACGCAACAGGTATTGGTTGACTGAAAATGTATTAAATCCTAGATTGAGACAATTCAGACAGGCATATTACGAATATCACAGATTGAGCTTAGATAAGATGTTTGACGAACCAGATAAAAGCAGGGCAATATTACTAAGTGCTATCACATCAATGGGGCAGGCCAATATTGATTATCCAAATACTTACCTGATGCAGATGTTTAGCGATACAAAAAAAGATGAGATCGTCGAAATATTTAAGATTGGGGACAAAGGACAGAAAACAAAAGTAAAAACTATTATGGTTGGTATTGATCCAAGCAGGTCGGATAAATATAATATACTAAATTAGTACTGGTTTTATTTCAAATAGATTATATGTTTTGTCCGAAATATAAGGTACACAGCACATAAAGGTGTTATTTTTTACAATTATTGTAATTCATGTTAAAGTGTTAAAAATAGCAATTTTTGCATCCGGTGGAGGGAGTAATGCAAAAAAAATCATAGAGTATTTTAAGAACCACCACGTAATCAGTGTTGAGCTGATTGTGACCAATAACACAACTTCTGGTGTCATCAGTATTGCTGAAAAAAATAATATTCCAGTTTTGGTAATCAAAAAATCCGATTTAAGTGATGTTGATATTCTTTTTGAGAAGCTCCAGGTTTTTCAAATCAAGTACATTATACTGGCAGGTTTTCTGTTATTGATTCCCAAAATACTTATTGTATCTTTTCCGGGAAGAATTTTGAATATACATCCATCACTATTGCCTAAATATGGCGGTAAAGGAATGTATGGGCATCATGTACATGAAAAAGTCAAATCCAACCGAGAGAACGAAACTGGAATGACTGTGCACCTTGTGAACGAAAAGTTTGATGACGGAAAGATATTATTTCAGGAAAAATGTAACATAACCCCCGAAATGACATCTGAAGAGATAGCGACTGAAGTGCTGAAATTGGAACATAAAAATTACAGCAGAATTATTGAAGATTATATCATCAAGCATGAATCCTAAGCCTACAGAATAATATTCTGTATATTATTATTTAACTTGTGTTAATTATTGTTAATTACTGTTAAATGGGTATGATTTAGCATTTTATACTGTAATTTTGTGCCGTACTTATATAACAAGAATTTAAATCAGACTACTTTTTCAAAACATTAAAATTAAATAAAATGGGAATTATTAAAAATTATCAATCTAAAGGCAGCTGTAAAGTAACTTTTTCGCATCCGGTAAGTGCAGTTGCGGGAGCTAAGTCAGTACATGTTTTAGGTGACTTCAATAACTGGGACATAAACATTGCCGCAAAAATGAAGAAAGGTAAAGATGAGTTCAGCACAGTCATTGAGATAAATGCGGGCAAAACGTATGAATTCAGATACCTTATTGACAGTACTGAATGGGATAATGATTTTGCGGCTGACGGTTATGTACCATCTCCTTATGCAGGCATCAACAATAGTATAGTTATACTAGATCATGTCTTAAAAACAGCCGAACCTAAACCTAAATCTGCTAAACCTGCTGGAACAAAATCTGCAAAAACTGTAGCATCTGCACCTAAGGCTGTAAAAGTTGAAGAAAAGAAAGCTGCAAAACCTGCACCGGCAAAAGCAAAGCTGGAAACGCCTACAAAACCAGTAGCAGATAAAAAAGTAAAACCCGCCGTAAATGTTGCAAAAGATGACCTTAAAAAAATTGAAGGTATTGGTCCTAAAATCGCTGAAATTCTTAGTGGTAAAGGAATAGTAACCTTCTCCGATCTTGCAAAAACTAAGGCTGAAAATATTAAAAAAATACTTGAAGTAGCAGGACCTAAATTTAATGTTCATGAACCGTCTACATGGCCGGCACAAGCGGCGTTAGCGGCTAAAGGGAAATGGGATGAGTTGAAAAAACTTCAGGATGAGCTAAATGCAGGCAAGTCTAAAAAGTAATACTGTATAAATTACTCAAATTTGATTCCACATTCTGACTCATCGGAATGTGGATTTTTTTTTTGGAATAATCATTATTATTTTGAATTTCTGCTGGCTTAGGTATGTTTAAATTTTTATAGTTGAGCTAAAGCGAGGAAATTATTTTTGAACAAGATGACTGAATGGTCTAGTCTGGAACACATTATTGAGTAAAATAATTTACTCAATAATGTATTGCACTGAGTGTAGCCAAAGCGCTGGAATGAGTTAAGTCGAAGTATGAAGGGTTGATCGGGAGAGTAACATCCCGTAAGCTCAAGCATAGCATGACGCAGTATGGCGACAAGTATAACGCTGGTTAAAATTAAATTTGCCGCCTGGAGCCAAAGGATAAAAGTTTATACATACCTTACAACATCATAGTTTGATTTTTCAAATCATACATTTGTCAAGTACTAAAAGGGGAGTGTAAGAAAGATTGTGTAAACTAGTATCAAGGAGTTAGGCTTCCATCTGTGGGGGGTACCCCCCACAGATGGAAAATTTTTTAATATGTTTGTGCGACCAAGTACAGACACATTTTTTAACCTAACAAATTTAATAGTTATGCAAAGTAACAAATTTAATCTTAATCTCTCTGAATTTCTTCAGGATGTCAAGTCTCTTAATGATTTTGACAATGTTATGAATGGCCTTTACAAAGATGGCATTCAAGAACTTTTAAAAGCTGAACTAAGTCATCATTTAGGCTATTCAAAACACTCGCCCGATGGGATTAATTCAGGTAATTCCCGGAATGGGTCTTATAAGAAAAAGATACGCACTACACAAGGACAGGTAGAGTTGGATATTCCACGGGATCGTAACGGTGAATTTGAGCCTATCATTGTTCCCAAGGGCCAAACTACCACTGAGAAAGTAGAATCTGTCATTACATCTCTTTACAGCAGAGGTATGAGCACCGATGACATAACAGCTCAAATTCAGGAAATTTATGGCTTAGACGTTTCTAAAACCTTTGTTTCAGATATTACAAACAAAATGATTCCGGCTATCCAGGAATGGCAAAACAGACCTTTGGATAATACTTATTACATCGTTTGGATGGATTGTATTTGTTTTAAAATCCGGCAGGATAATAAAATCATCAACAAGAGTATTTATATCGTTATAGGACTGAAAACCAATGGGATCAAAGAAGTTTTGGGCATCTGGATGAGCGCCAACGAGTCTGCCGCGTTTTGGCTTTCTGTCTTAAATGAGCTCAAAGACAGGGGCGTTAAAAGATGCTCATTGCATGCACTGACAATCTTACAGGATTCACTCAGGCCATTCAAACTGCTTTCCCCGATACCGTATCCCAGCTTTGTATCGTTCATCAAATCAGAAACTCTATGAAGTTTGTCCCATGGAAAGATAGAAGGGCCTTCCTGGCTGATTTAAAAACTGTTTATGCCGCTTTAAATATGGAAACTGCTCTCATTGCTTTTGAAGCTTTTAAAGCAAAATGGGGGTCTAAATATGCCTATGCCATTAAAAGTTGGGAAGCAAACTGGTCAAATCTATCTCCCATGTTTCAGTATCCTACTAACATTCGTAAAATTATGTATACCACTAATACCATTGAAGGCCTCAACAGAGCCATCAGAAAATTTACCAAAACCAAAACACTTTTTCCAAATGATCAGGCAGCCTTGAAATCTGTATATCTTGCTATTCAGCAAATTCAAGTTAAATGGACAATGCCAATTCATAACTGGCATATTACTCATAATGAAATTTTAATTATCTTTGAGGATAATTTGATTCAGCCATAATTCTTTGAAGTTTTGTTTACACAAAATATTTTACAGCCTCACTAAAAGTGTGGATTTCTTAGCATTCAGCTACATATCACTATGTATGTAGGTTGAAGATTCTTAAAAAAATATCCATATCGCACATACCTATCTCCCCAGGTAAGAATAATACCTTCATCTCATATACCCGCTGAATTTACTCCTTAGAACTCGGGGAGTATGGGACTTAATTTTGTTTGGCAAACTCGTCCATTCTAAGTAAGCCTTATTTTCAGTTTATTCACTTCTTTAATAGTTTTTTTTTTATGGCGTTCATCAGTCGCTATGCTCGAGTCTGTCCGTCAGACCGAGACTTTGCCGCCAGCTTCTTTCCGACCTGCCGCCGACTATGAACGGTTCGAAGTCACCCATGGCTTGCCTCGCCATGCCAGAACGCTCTTGCTCTTGGCTAGTGGGTTACTTACTACTGAGCCCACAGAACTTGTGAAGCTATGCGTCAGAACTTACACATCCAAGTTATACTCCATGCTGGTCACACCAATAAAAAGGGGCTGTCTATTAAAGACAGCCCCTTTTTAGGATTGCGTTATATTCAATACTAATTAAAACCCACTGTTTTTATTACCTATAAATTTAGATGTGGATTTGACACCTTTTGAAGGAACATAACCTTCAGGTCTTGCCATTTCACTATCAGTAGGTTGACAAACTCTTATTTCTACTCTTCTATTCATATAGTGTTCTACTTCTCTTCTTGAAGAACCAACCATAGGAGTTTCTTCACCTCCATACATCAGCTTTATTCTGTTTCTGTCTAATCCATATTGTGAAACTAAATAATTCACAACATTTTCAGCCCTATTGTAAGATAGACTGCTGTTATAATTATTTGATGATCTAACATCTGTATGTCCTTGAACCGTGACACATACATCCGGACACATTTTCATTACTGTAGCAACATGATGAAGATGTCCATAAAATTCAGGTTTAATATTTGCTTTGTCAAGATCAAAATGTATCATCGGTAAAAACCATTTTCCACAATCATCACTTTTCATGGCACCGGCTTTGGCGTTTATCGCTTTATTTACATCATCCATTGTAATGCAACACTTTACATCTGCCACACCTTCTTTACTTACTACATATCCCGGAGGAGAGAATGGTTCTTTATCTTTATAATCAGCAATACCATCACCGTCACTATCCAATGCTATGCCTCTAGTATCCACTGCGGCTCCTGCAGGTGTGTCTACTTCTTTGTCCAGCATATCAATAACCCCGTCACCATCAGTATCGGTAAGGTCAAATACTGGTCTTTGTTTGAGAGAAGCTATATCGTTCATTTGAGCATCCAATGGATTTAACCAGTATAATGGCTCAGTGACTTTGTTGAAGTTACCTAAGTTGATACCTAAACGTAGATTGGTATAATGTGATATATCATTGTTATTTGTTTGATCACCTGATGTTCTGAATCTGATACCATCAAGCATGTCATTGTCAGCAGTCATTACCTGATGTTCAATACCAAGATTGATTCTTTGGCTTAGTTTTCTTGAAACACCCATAGATGCAGTAAATACTAAGTGTATATTAGTTTCATCTCCAAGTCTGAAAATACCCACTTTTTTCCAGCTTTCAGTTTCATAGGTTCCATCATATTTTGCATCAATCGCAGCCTTGATGTCTTTTCTACCTGCTTTGGTGTTTAAATCTCCAGCATTTTGTATTGATGCTAATCCGCTGTATGCTGCAGAACCATTTTTTAAATCCAGCATTGTTTTATGCGAACTTAATCCTCCCCCTACAGCCGCATACCAGTTCCATTTGTTTCTGTCCTTGTGAAAGAGTAAATTTCCAATATTCACTACTCCTTGTAAAGCCAGATAGCCATAAGAAGTTTTGTGTGCAGGAAACCATCCATCTTGGGTTCTGTAATCGTTAAATACAGGTTCAACTAAACCACCGCCTTTGCTTGAGTGTGTCCACATTTGAGGGTCTAAACCTTTGGCCTGACCATACATAAAATCAGCCCTGACAGAAAATACATAATGAATGGCCTTTCTCAGGTGCACACCAAAACCATAACCGGCAGGTAGCCTTCTGTCTACGTCTCCATCTATGAGATAGTGACCAGCGTGTATACCCAGTTCCCAGGCGTTTTTAGGCTTTGCGGAGTATGCTGTTTGACCCATTCTCCAGTTTTTGTTCTGCTCAGCGTTAACAGTCATTTCATCAGTTACCTTAGAAGCTGTTTCTTGGGCAAAAGTTGAAATTGTTGAGACTATCATTACTATAAGTAATGTAAAAATTTTGTTTGTCATAGGAAAATAATTTAAGAGTTTAGTTTATCAAGATACAAATGTACAAATAATTTTAATTTTTCAAAATAATATAAACCAAAACTTTATGGCAATTTTTATACTTTTAAAGTAAAAAATAAGATATTTTATTGGTTTCAATATATAATTGTTTCTATTGTTGTGACTTGCAGAAATTAATCAAAATAAATTATCAAAACATATCATATAGTATTTAATAAAAATATGATTTTTATTCTTTTGACTTTTTAGGGGCAGGAAATTACTTAACAAAATAATATCTAATTTTGTTTAGACTTTGTCCATTTTTATTTGTCACATCTTTTTATTAAAAAAAATTGGATTCATTTAATAAATATTGGATATTTTAGTGAACAGAAAATATTTTGAAAATAATTTATAACACAATATATTGTGAATTAAATAATTATGATTATAAATTTTAGCATTCAATTTTCAGTTTAGCATAATAATAAAATGTGACTATTATAAATTTGAGTCATTAAAAAATTTTAATAGTTGACTCCAAATGCAAATAATAATTTAGAGTATGCTTAAACTTTTATCATTTGGCTCCAAGCTACAAATTTAAACATACCTTAAGCCAAAGTTATACATTCAAACATAACTTGGGTGTTTGAGGAGAAGTAAAATTGATTTCGACACCTTCCTTCACGTATAATATTTATAGATATTCTTATACAATATTACAATTGTTTGAATTTCGATTTTCTTTCGGTACACGTCAAAATCTTCCAAATATATTTATTATTTCCAAATTTGAGTTGATTCAGAATAAAAATATTTATTTGTTGTATATCAATAGATTATGGTTCCAACATTCGCTGATTTGAGATAGATTTACGAAGCCATATGGGACACTTTATCAAAATGATCTTTTTACAATTGACTATTATTTAAACCTAAATGACAGAATAAAGGTTTGTGTTGAAGTTCTATCTGCAGTGGTAAAGTAAAATCAGTATTTTTGCATATGGAGACATCGATAAATATCAATTGGGTCGAAAGAATGAATGAGTTGGGACGGGAAAGAGTTCCTTTTCTTTTCATTCTTGATTATGAATTAAAATCTCCTCTGATTTATACTTTGGACAGTGTACCTTTCAATATACTTTTCAAATTGAATCAAATTAAAAATTATACTTTGTCAGGTACTATTTCAAAGAATTTGGAGTTTGATAAAGTACCAATTTCAGTGGATCAATATGCAGGATCTTTTAAATCCATAATGGAGGAACTGAATTATGGTAATACATTTTTAATCAACCTGACTTTTCCGACTGAAATAATGACAAACTACAATCTTCGCGAGTTATTTAATGTGTCTCATGCAAAATATAAATTATATTTCAAAGATGAGTTTATAGTATCGTCACCGGAATCATTTATACAGATTGTCGAAAATAAAATCAAAACTTTTCCTATGAAAGGTACTATTGATGCCAGTATTAAAAATGCCAGAAATATTATTATGAACGACCCTAAAGAAACAGCCGAACACTACACAATTGTTGATCTCCTCAGAAATGACCTGAGTAAGGTGGCTGATAATGTAACAGTTGAAAGATTTAGATACATTGAAGAAGTTCATACTTCCAGTAAGACTTTATATCAGGTGAGTTCTGAAATTACTGGTCAATTAGGCCCTGATTATCCTTGTAGATTGGGTGATATATTTAGGGATATTCTCCCTGCAGGTAGTATAAGTGGAGCGCCAAAAAAGAAAACGGTTGAAATAATTGAACAAAATGAAATTTGCCCACGAGGGTTTTACACTGGTATTTTTGGAATATTTGATGGTGTAAATGTAGATTCCGGCGTGATGATTCGTTATATCGAAAGTGTAAGGGATAAAATGTATTACAGAAGCGGATGTGGAATTACTCATCAAAGTGACATGCAATCAGAATATAATGAAATGAATGAAAAAGTTTATGTCCCTGTTAGTAGAAACAATTAAGTTGGACCATGGCTGTTTTATCAATGCCGACCTTCATGAACACAGGTTAAATCTTGCAAGGAAGTTTTTGTTTGGAATACTCAAGCCATTAAGTCTGGTGGGCTACCTCAGATCATTGGATGTTCCTGTTGATGGGCATTACAAATGCAGAATTATTTATGCTGAAGACATCGTTGATTATCAGATTTCTCCAAGCATAATAAGGACAATATCTACGCTCAGATTGGTGACAAATAACGATATTGTATACTCATTCAAATTTTTGAAGAGGGTTGATTTGGACGCATTATTTCTGGAAAAAGGAAATGCTGACGAAATTTTGGTGTGTAGAAATGGACTTATTACGGATGCATATTATTATAATGTTGTTTTTCAGAAAGGTGATGACTATTTCACCCCTTCATCTCCTTTGCTGGAAGGGATTCAGAGACAGTTTTTATTAAACACACAAAGGATCTCGAAAAAAAATATTAAAGCCGGTGACATTTATAAGTATGATTATATTCATTTAATCAATGCTCTGACACCTCTTCATGCTATCAAAATTTCTGTTGATCATATTATCATATAACTTCAAAGCGGAATGATATTAAATTACTAATTACTAGAAATGAAGTACCAGGTAATCAAAAGTTCTTTGTTAATATTGAAAGGATTAAGTAAGTATTTTCCTATGCTTTTTGAATTCCTACAGCCTGTATTCAAATTTATGGTGAAAAATCTGGTAGGCTATCGCAAGTGTGTAATAAAGGACAATCTTAAAAACAGCTTTTGTGAAGTTTATACGGAAGACGATAGAAATCAAATTGTTGATAAGTATTACAGTGTTATGTTTAGGTATATTAAAGAAACTATCATGATGCTTTCATTTGACCAAAAGATGCTAAGTAACTATTCAGGACTTAAGGTCAAATTTTCATATGTGAATAGTGTGATTAATGACTGAAAAACATCGCAAGATTGTTTTTTCATTGTTGAGATTGCAGACATGATAGTTGCATAACATTGTGCGCCATTTAGTGATCTAAAACATCCGGATACTTTTGCTTTATCTTACAATGTCTTAAATCTCTCTCAGCTTGGTTGTTTGTAAATGGAATCATTGGATTAAACGCAAATTCCAGTACTTGGTGCATATATTCTTCTAGCCTTAGGATTAAATTTAGTCCTTTTGATTTTTTCATCCGACCTCTTTTACCTGATCTTTTAGGTTCGGGCTCTTCTAATTTCCCTTCATTTAGTATAGTTTTATATCTCTGGAATATTTGTTGCTTTATCGACTGATTGTGATGATGGTCTTGGTGTAATAATTCATAGTAAAGTTCCTTAAATTTGTGAGCCCATCGTGATTGGTAATCAACTAATGAATCTAATTCTCTTGTTATGTGTGCTCCACACGGATTGTGTTTTGATGAACTTAGGCCAAAATAGCTCTTAAAAAAATCATGTATTAGGTTCCCTCTATATTTTTCAATCACTTCATCAAATGACTGACTTCCTCTTTGCGTGCACTCTCAAATAGGTATATTTATCTGTGCTCAATACATGCATCCAATGCAATAAAACATCTACTATTATGCCAGTCTCGTCCGCGTGCAATACGGATGATTTAAGTAAGGCTTGTTTAATTTCTTCTTCAAAGTCCTTTAAGTATGTCGAACCTTTTGTGATGAAATTAACACACT
Proteins encoded in this region:
- a CDS encoding DNA-directed RNA polymerase subunit omega, with the translated sequence MTTDIKSKVQGLDPNIKPRDIKGLAAQTTSVYESIAVITKRAEQISIEMKNELHSKLDEFASTSETIEEILENKEQIEISKFYERLPNPAIIATEEFLRDHLEFGYSEKRGHTEE
- the coaBC gene encoding bifunctional phosphopantothenoylcysteine decarboxylase/phosphopantothenate--cysteine ligase CoaBC gives rise to the protein MLQGKKILLGITGSIAAYKSAILCRLLIKEGCEVKVVMTHAARSFISPLTLSTLSGHSVGIDINDGETWNNHVELGIWADILLIAPCTATTISKTAHGLADNFLAACYLSAKCPVVFAPAMDLDMWQHPSTIGNLKKLQEYGNHIIPVGNGFLASGLHGEGRMAEPEEIVQYITKYFTVKHDLAHKKILITAGPTFEALDPVRFIGNRSSGKMGYAIAEQCAQRGAKVTIISGPVQLSTRTLGIDIVNIESANQMHLAASERFDDADIIILAAAVADYTPVIVANQKIKKTEQQFSIELKRTVDIAADFGKRKIKDKLLVGFALETNNEIENATKKLHTKNLDIIVLNTLNDAGAGFQHDTNRITILDRKGNNNTYPLKSKSDVASDIVDYIVNYLNLDQ
- a CDS encoding DUF4835 family protein, whose protein sequence is MKLRIFFTGLFFSAFFSMLLAQELNFNVNVITQASLKSLNSDASLFKDLEKNLTEFINTTKWGEDEFQQHEKIRGSLQLTITEEVQPTIFKAEIVFQSERPVFNSTYSSPMISVIDKNVTFAFNGLNPILKTTNTFYDNLSAIVSFYAYYALGVDYDSFRINGGEPYFQRCMDVITSLPANYTNDEGWKNDGAGRRNRYWLTENVLNPRLRQFRQAYYEYHRLSLDKMFDEPDKSRAILLSAITSMGQANIDYPNTYLMQMFSDTKKDEIVEIFKIGDKGQKTKVKTIMVGIDPSRSDKYNILN
- a CDS encoding phosphoribosylglycinamide formyltransferase, translated to MLKIAIFASGGGSNAKKIIEYFKNHHVISVELIVTNNTTSGVISIAEKNNIPVLVIKKSDLSDVDILFEKLQVFQIKYIILAGFLLLIPKILIVSFPGRILNIHPSLLPKYGGKGMYGHHVHEKVKSNRENETGMTVHLVNEKFDDGKILFQEKCNITPEMTSEEIATEVLKLEHKNYSRIIEDYIIKHES
- a CDS encoding OmpA family protein; its protein translation is MTNKIFTLLIVMIVSTISTFAQETASKVTDEMTVNAEQNKNWRMGQTAYSAKPKNAWELGIHAGHYLIDGDVDRRLPAGYGFGVHLRKAIHYVFSVRADFMYGQAKGLDPQMWTHSSKGGGLVEPVFNDYRTQDGWFPAHKTSYGYLALQGVVNIGNLLFHKDRNKWNWYAAVGGGLSSHKTMLDLKNGSAAYSGLASIQNAGDLNTKAGRKDIKAAIDAKYDGTYETESWKKVGIFRLGDETNIHLVFTASMGVSRKLSQRINLGIEHQVMTADNDMLDGIRFRTSGDQTNNNDISHYTNLRLGINLGNFNKVTEPLYWLNPLDAQMNDIASLKQRPVFDLTDTDGDGVIDMLDKEVDTPAGAAVDTRGIALDSDGDGIADYKDKEPFSPPGYVVSKEGVADVKCCITMDDVNKAINAKAGAMKSDDCGKWFLPMIHFDLDKANIKPEFYGHLHHVATVMKMCPDVCVTVQGHTDVRSSNNYNSSLSYNRAENVVNYLVSQYGLDRNRIKLMYGGEETPMVGSSRREVEHYMNRRVEIRVCQPTDSEMARPEGYVPSKGVKSTSKFIGNKNSGF
- a CDS encoding aminodeoxychorismate synthase component I translates to METSININWVERMNELGRERVPFLFILDYELKSPLIYTLDSVPFNILFKLNQIKNYTLSGTISKNLEFDKVPISVDQYAGSFKSIMEELNYGNTFLINLTFPTEIMTNYNLRELFNVSHAKYKLYFKDEFIVSSPESFIQIVENKIKTFPMKGTIDASIKNARNIIMNDPKETAEHYTIVDLLRNDLSKVADNVTVERFRYIEEVHTSSKTLYQVSSEITGQLGPDYPCRLGDIFRDILPAGSISGAPKKKTVEIIEQNEICPRGFYTGIFGIFDGVNVDSGVMIRYIESVRDKMYYRSGCGITHQSDMQSEYNEMNEKVYVPVSRNN
- a CDS encoding aminotransferase class IV translates to MSLLVETIKLDHGCFINADLHEHRLNLARKFLFGILKPLSLVGYLRSLDVPVDGHYKCRIIYAEDIVDYQISPSIIRTISTLRLVTNNDIVYSFKFLKRVDLDALFLEKGNADEILVCRNGLITDAYYYNVVFQKGDDYFTPSSPLLEGIQRQFLLNTQRISKKNIKAGDIYKYDYIHLINALTPLHAIKISVDHIII
- a CDS encoding transposase; translation: MIEKYRGNLIHDFFKSYFGLSSSKHNPCGAHITRELDSLVDYQSRWAHKFKELYYELLHQDHHHNQSIKQQIFQRYKTILNEGKLEEPEPKRSGKRGRMKKSKGLNLILRLEEYMHQVLEFAFNPMIPFTNNQAERDLRHCKIKQKYPDVLDH
- a CDS encoding transposase translates to MTKGSTYLKDFEEEIKQALLKSSVLHADETGIIVDVLLHWMHVLSTDKYTYLRVHAKRKSVI